A single genomic interval of Selenobaculum gibii harbors:
- a CDS encoding type I glutamate--ammonia ligase → MMNDLLYVIPANTPKEEVSNMLKAHPEIKFVSIVGIDLAGNDTDEKIPVSIFLKDMDGFYSGSAVQTDGSSVVLTGIATLNNAKVDMPVDPSVKWIVDYNFEHYDEVTGKPVGTLRIPAFLIHDGKKVDSRSILAGTLEYVKTELLAAFKQNPHISGLDHINGNDVEDILFTSATELEFWVKTPLAEAEITEMSASQVMQEQYWQRTRGAVRTALEQAVLILDQYELGAEMGHKEVGGIKAHIDESGNLTHVCEQIEIDWKYADALQAADNELLVRTLVKEVFRENGLEVTFQAKPMIGLAGNGEHTHFCIMAKLKSGKIVNLFAPTEMKKDFMSAIGYGAIMGLLKNYEVINPFVSATNDSLNRLKPGFEAPVCIVTSLGHTPEVPSRNRTILAGLVRDVENPMATRFELRACNPFTNTYVTLAAVYSAILDGVKAAVTKTTDELLAELSKEAGAEGFYLEKDRAYRSEEDVFEDYTEEERNRLFGAPPATVWENMSAMELYPEKRAVLTAGGALREEIISAFVAGALTRWKTELISRIIPENLSIIRACKEVDSDFYTDQDVFNWTKVNELRCYLAKDAIEEKSLFTLISSALVEGDFATASGLQVEMYDKVQELKALYEVYKRNII, encoded by the coding sequence ATGATGAATGATTTATTGTATGTAATTCCCGCGAACACTCCTAAAGAAGAAGTAAGTAATATGCTAAAAGCGCATCCTGAAATTAAATTTGTGTCTATTGTTGGTATTGATTTAGCTGGTAATGATACTGACGAAAAAATTCCAGTAAGTATTTTTCTTAAAGACATGGATGGCTTTTATTCTGGTAGTGCGGTTCAAACCGATGGTTCTTCAGTTGTTTTAACTGGTATTGCTACTTTGAATAACGCAAAAGTTGATATGCCGGTTGATCCTAGTGTGAAGTGGATTGTTGATTATAATTTTGAACATTATGATGAAGTTACAGGTAAACCTGTAGGAACTTTACGTATTCCTGCATTTTTGATTCATGATGGTAAAAAAGTAGATTCTCGCTCTATTTTAGCAGGTACGTTAGAATATGTGAAAACTGAATTATTAGCAGCATTTAAGCAAAATCCTCATATTTCTGGATTGGATCACATTAATGGTAATGATGTAGAAGATATTTTATTTACATCTGCAACTGAATTAGAATTTTGGGTAAAAACTCCGCTTGCTGAAGCGGAAATCACAGAAATGTCTGCTTCACAAGTTATGCAAGAACAATATTGGCAACGTACTCGCGGCGCAGTCCGTACGGCATTAGAGCAAGCTGTATTAATATTAGATCAATATGAGCTTGGTGCTGAAATGGGACATAAAGAAGTTGGTGGAATTAAAGCCCATATTGATGAATCTGGTAACTTAACACATGTTTGCGAACAGATTGAAATTGACTGGAAATATGCAGATGCTTTGCAAGCTGCGGATAATGAATTGTTAGTTCGTACTTTGGTGAAAGAAGTTTTCCGTGAAAACGGTCTTGAAGTAACTTTCCAAGCAAAACCGATGATTGGCCTTGCTGGTAATGGCGAACATACTCATTTCTGCATCATGGCAAAATTGAAATCAGGTAAAATAGTAAATCTATTTGCACCAACTGAAATGAAAAAAGATTTCATGAGTGCTATCGGTTATGGTGCAATTATGGGATTACTTAAAAATTATGAAGTGATTAATCCATTTGTATCCGCTACAAATGATTCATTAAATCGTTTAAAACCAGGGTTTGAAGCACCAGTTTGCATTGTTACATCCCTTGGCCATACTCCAGAAGTTCCTTCCCGAAATAGAACTATTTTAGCTGGTTTAGTTCGTGATGTAGAAAATCCAATGGCAACTCGTTTTGAATTACGGGCATGTAATCCATTCACAAATACTTATGTTACGTTAGCTGCTGTTTATTCTGCTATTCTAGATGGTGTAAAAGCTGCAGTAACAAAAACTACAGATGAATTGTTAGCTGAACTTTCTAAAGAAGCTGGTGCAGAAGGATTTTATCTAGAAAAAGATCGTGCATATCGTAGTGAAGAAGATGTATTTGAAGATTATACAGAAGAAGAGCGTAATCGATTGTTTGGAGCTCCACCTGCTACTGTATGGGAAAATATGAGTGCGATGGAACTGTATCCAGAAAAACGTGCTGTATTGACTGCTGGTGGTGCATTACGTGAAGAAATTATCTCCGCTTTCGTTGCAGGTGCATTAACTCGTTGGAAAACAGAATTAATAAGCAGAATTATTCCAGAGAATTTATCCATTATTAGAGCTTGTAAAGAGGTTGATTCTGATTTTTATACAGATCAAGATGTATTTAATTGGACGAAAGTAAATGAATTACGTTGTTATTTAGCAAAAGATGCAATTGAAGAAAAATCTTTATTTACGCTTATTTCATCTGCTTT
- a CDS encoding DNA recombination protein RmuC — protein MEYGIVIISIGNLLLTLGIFLYLLKTIDKNKDINKSLGALEKNILQIHHYMQNEMSVNRLENNKNTNLLRQELFSQLNNFNESLIKRMNESNTAELNQLAVFAKQLNALADMNEKKFDKLKDSIIVQLRHLQNDNNNQLEEMRKVVDEKLHATLEKRLGESFQLVSERLEQVHKGLGEMKTLANGVGDLKRVLSNVKTRGIWGEIQLENLLEQILTIEQYEKNVATIPNSCERVEFAIKLPGKHIHEGSVWLPIDAKFPQEDYQRLLDAQDKADTALIEECAKSIENRIKSEAKDIKNKYVCVPYTTEFAILFLPIEGLYAEVLRRPGLCEFLMQKYKIIVTGPTTLAALLNSLQIGFRTLAIEKRSSEVWSILGAVKTEFGKFGDLLEKTNKKLQEASNVIDAAARKTRTIERKLKTVEELPVDESNYILDFTE, from the coding sequence ATGGAATATGGGATTGTGATTATTTCCATTGGAAATTTACTTTTGACGTTAGGAATCTTTCTTTATTTATTAAAAACTATAGATAAAAATAAAGATATTAATAAATCATTAGGGGCTTTAGAAAAAAACATTTTACAAATACATCATTATATGCAAAATGAGATGAGTGTAAATCGATTAGAAAATAATAAGAACACGAACTTATTAAGACAAGAACTTTTTTCTCAATTGAATAATTTTAATGAGTCTCTAATTAAGAGAATGAATGAATCTAACACAGCTGAATTAAATCAGTTAGCGGTTTTCGCGAAGCAATTAAATGCTTTAGCAGATATGAACGAAAAAAAGTTTGACAAACTAAAAGATAGCATTATTGTACAGTTAAGACATTTACAAAATGATAATAATAACCAACTTGAAGAAATGCGTAAAGTAGTTGATGAAAAATTGCATGCTACCTTAGAAAAAAGATTAGGAGAGAGTTTTCAATTAGTCAGTGAGCGGTTAGAACAAGTACATAAAGGTTTAGGCGAAATGAAAACCTTGGCAAATGGTGTTGGTGATTTAAAAAGAGTTTTATCAAATGTAAAAACACGTGGAATTTGGGGAGAAATTCAATTGGAGAATTTGCTTGAGCAGATATTGACAATTGAGCAATATGAAAAAAATGTTGCAACGATTCCTAATAGCTGTGAAAGAGTAGAGTTTGCAATAAAGTTGCCAGGCAAACATATTCATGAAGGTTCTGTATGGTTGCCGATCGATGCTAAGTTTCCTCAAGAGGATTATCAACGATTATTAGATGCACAAGATAAAGCAGATACTGCTTTAATTGAAGAGTGCGCAAAATCTATAGAGAATCGTATAAAGAGTGAAGCGAAAGATATAAAGAATAAATATGTTTGTGTCCCATATACAACTGAGTTTGCTATTCTCTTTTTGCCAATTGAAGGATTATATGCAGAGGTATTGCGTCGTCCAGGATTATGCGAATTTTTAATGCAAAAATATAAAATTATTGTTACGGGACCAACAACTTTAGCTGCGTTACTGAACAGTTTACAAATTGGCTTTAGAACTTTAGCGATAGAAAAGAGGAGTTCAGAAGTTTGGTCAATATTAGGTGCAGTTAAAACTGAGTTTGGTAAATTTGGTGATTTATTAGAAAAGACAAATAAAAAACTACAGGAGGCGAGCAACGTTATTGATGCAGCAGCAAGAAAAACGCGAACAATTGAGCGAAAATTAAAAACGGTAGAAGAATTACCGGTAGATGAAAGTAATTACATACTAGATTTTACAGAGTAA
- a CDS encoding deoxyribonuclease IV, translated as MKNRLNIGCHLSAGKGFAHMGNEAVSIGANTFQFFTRNPRGGAAKKIEQEDVNVLLAIMKENNFAPVLAHAPYTLNACSAEPSTREFAEMIMQDDLMRMEYLPGSLYNFHPGSHVKQGVDIGINYIVELLNKVLKPTQEVTVLLETMAGKGTEIGRNFEELKMILDRVELSDKMGVCLDTCHVYDAGYDIIGQIDDVLEKFDKVIGIHKLKAVHLNDSKNPFASHKDRHEKIGQGSLGLEGIARIINHPQLRNLPFYLETPNELEGYAEEIALLKSLWKNN; from the coding sequence TTGAAGAATAGATTAAATATTGGTTGTCATTTATCTGCAGGAAAAGGTTTTGCACATATGGGAAATGAAGCTGTTTCTATAGGTGCGAATACATTTCAATTTTTCACACGTAATCCGCGTGGGGGAGCTGCAAAAAAAATTGAACAAGAAGATGTAAACGTTTTACTAGCAATTATGAAAGAAAATAATTTTGCACCTGTTTTAGCGCATGCACCATATACCTTAAATGCATGCTCTGCGGAGCCATCGACTCGTGAGTTTGCCGAAATGATTATGCAGGATGATTTGATGAGAATGGAGTATTTGCCAGGAAGCTTGTATAATTTTCACCCTGGTAGTCATGTAAAACAGGGGGTTGATATAGGTATTAATTATATAGTAGAATTGCTCAATAAGGTTTTAAAGCCAACTCAGGAAGTAACCGTTTTATTAGAGACTATGGCGGGAAAAGGAACTGAAATCGGCCGAAATTTTGAAGAGTTAAAAATGATTTTGGATCGGGTTGAATTATCTGATAAAATGGGTGTGTGTTTAGATACTTGTCATGTATATGATGCAGGTTATGATATTATTGGTCAAATAGATGATGTATTAGAAAAATTCGATAAAGTTATAGGAATTCATAAATTAAAAGCGGTTCATTTGAACGATAGCAAAAATCCTTTTGCTAGTCATAAAGATCGTCATGAAAAGATTGGACAAGGTTCGTTGGGGCTTGAAGGAATTGCAAGGATTATAAATCATCCACAATTGAGAAACTTGCCATTTTATTTAGAAACACCAAATGAGTTAGAAGGATATGCAGAGGAAATTGCTTTGTTAAAGTCACTTTGGAAGAATAATTAG
- a CDS encoding glycosyltransferase, which translates to MKICVYAIAKNEEKFVKRWMDSMNEADFVVVLDTGSTDNTAKILKEYGAIVKTEIISPWRFDVARNKSLDLIPSEVDICVCTDLDEVLEAGWRKKLESQWTSETKRGQYRYTWNFNDDGSEGTVFWVDKIHSRHDFKWVNPVHEILSPKKEESYLTTILYGIQLNHFPDHTKPRSQYLPLLELSIEEDPTNDRNMHYLGREYMYYGKWNQCIDTLKKHLNLPKSTWIDERCASMRFIANAYYNLQNHVECEKWLLRAMAEAPHLREPYIDLAMLYYHLENWYGVLFAAEKALGITTRPMTYINEPRAWGFTPYDLASLACTNMGLYEKAYDYVNQAIKYAPHDKRLECNRQYIKEHL; encoded by the coding sequence ATGAAAATCTGCGTATATGCCATTGCTAAAAACGAAGAAAAATTTGTTAAACGTTGGATGGATTCAATGAATGAAGCCGATTTTGTCGTTGTGCTTGATACAGGATCCACTGATAATACAGCTAAAATTCTTAAAGAATACGGTGCTATCGTCAAAACAGAAATAATTTCCCCTTGGCGCTTTGATGTAGCTAGAAATAAATCCTTAGATTTAATCCCATCAGAAGTAGATATTTGTGTCTGCACCGATTTAGATGAAGTTCTTGAAGCGGGCTGGCGTAAAAAATTAGAATCACAATGGACTTCAGAAACTAAAAGAGGTCAATATAGATATACATGGAATTTTAACGATGATGGCTCTGAGGGAACAGTATTTTGGGTTGATAAAATTCACTCCCGTCATGATTTTAAATGGGTAAATCCAGTTCATGAAATACTTTCTCCAAAAAAAGAAGAATCCTATCTTACTACTATTTTATATGGTATACAATTAAATCATTTTCCAGATCATACTAAGCCAAGATCACAATACCTTCCTTTATTAGAATTATCCATTGAAGAAGATCCTACAAATGATAGAAACATGCACTATCTTGGTAGAGAATATATGTATTATGGAAAATGGAATCAATGCATTGATACATTAAAAAAACATCTTAATTTACCCAAATCCACCTGGATTGATGAACGTTGTGCCTCTATGCGATTTATTGCAAATGCATATTACAATCTCCAAAACCACGTTGAATGTGAAAAATGGTTACTTCGAGCAATGGCAGAAGCTCCTCATTTAAGAGAACCATATATTGATTTAGCAATGCTATATTATCATCTAGAAAATTGGTATGGTGTTCTATTTGCAGCCGAAAAAGCACTTGGCATAACAACGCGTCCTATGACTTATATTAACGAACCACGTGCGTGGGGTTTTACTCCTTACGATTTAGCCTCTTTAGCATGCACTAATATGGGACTATATGAAAAAGCTTACGACTATGTTAATCAAGCAATAAAATATGCTCCACATGATAAACGATTAGAGTGTAATCGACAATATATAAAAGAACATTTATAA
- a CDS encoding diguanylate cyclase yields MNKKLTFSLKLILIFSLLILICTLFFSQFQISLDKNLKESTQEKLSYNTQQTLYSLDKNYIDTFAKLKIQADTLSLHYDDITSNEALLYLSNQIDNHFLLRMAIMTSDGTSYTTDGKTQNNVSREYFKQVLAGNNSISDVLQSSVDEKPIIVFAVPIHKDNTTIGVLRATYQSEYFSDLLKANTFDNTSLSIIISRSGDIIASTQNTQNQSNWLKILENAHFQDDETLSHIIDNLADNKKNTIHYILNNQEYYANFQPIGLNDWYLFNIIPAETIAKQHKETSTNTLALCIKVLLFLLIVILATILYLKHSFNELQKSKNALEATTNNINGVVIVLSCDENLTIKYANDSYYSMLNYTRDEIHTKFKNTFYPIIYPPDAITTFNSIIKQLKSTELISCEFRIRNKNGTIFWILLNGQCVNNQEDIHTPPTINCVFIDITPMKQTTQELETLTNSIPGGVAKIFIGSNISILFANDGYYELIGYTRDEYIALGKRALAKIIHPRDIDRVLSYLRANAHKNHPIKIEYRVIHKDKSISWVLLHGNRVDDEIITPVFQCVFIDITHGKELQRTLELESERYRTLAELSDDILFEYDFATKSISFSKKYEEVTGLNPPMKNIRKNFIEYQLIYDEDIETFLVFYDSFKNGASSGTTELRLNKRQGYSWYKLQAVTIFNFDKTPKLIIGKIANIDSHKQETDHLRKLAERDTLTQLYNHNTTISLINQYLNECDECSYNALIIIDIDNFKAINDTFGHLNGDIVLKMVSNGLRILFRSTDIIGRIGGDEFVVLLKNVVSKEVLLKKATAICKFFHEIHLKDYPNYKISGSAGIAINPDNGSNYDELLYKADAALYKAKRKGKNCFALYDEY; encoded by the coding sequence TTGAATAAAAAGCTTACATTTTCTTTAAAGTTAATTCTAATATTTTCTCTTTTAATTTTAATTTGCACATTATTCTTTAGCCAATTTCAAATTTCATTAGATAAAAACCTTAAAGAATCAACCCAAGAAAAATTATCCTATAATACGCAACAAACCTTATATTCCCTAGATAAAAATTATATTGATACTTTTGCTAAGCTAAAAATACAAGCAGATACTCTTAGCTTACATTATGACGATATTACAAGTAACGAGGCTCTATTATATTTAAGCAATCAAATAGATAACCATTTTTTATTACGAATGGCCATAATGACATCCGATGGTACAAGTTATACAACTGATGGCAAAACGCAAAATAATGTTTCACGAGAATATTTCAAACAAGTCTTAGCGGGCAATAATAGTATTTCTGATGTTTTACAATCAAGCGTAGATGAAAAACCTATTATTGTTTTTGCTGTTCCTATTCATAAAGACAACACAACTATAGGGGTCTTGCGCGCCACCTATCAGTCTGAATATTTTTCTGATTTATTAAAAGCAAACACATTTGACAACACAAGTTTATCAATCATTATTAGCCGGTCAGGGGACATAATCGCTTCCACTCAAAATACCCAAAATCAAAGTAACTGGCTAAAAATATTAGAAAATGCTCATTTTCAAGACGATGAAACATTGTCTCATATAATAGATAACTTAGCAGACAATAAAAAAAATACAATTCACTATATTTTAAACAATCAGGAATATTATGCTAATTTTCAGCCTATTGGATTAAATGATTGGTATCTTTTTAACATCATACCAGCTGAAACAATTGCAAAACAACATAAGGAAACTTCTACAAACACATTAGCTTTGTGCATAAAAGTTCTTCTTTTTTTATTAATTGTTATTTTAGCTACAATTTTATATTTAAAGCATAGTTTTAATGAATTACAAAAAAGTAAAAATGCCCTTGAAGCTACTACTAATAATATTAATGGAGTTGTTATTGTTCTATCTTGCGATGAAAACCTTACAATTAAATATGCAAACGATTCTTATTATTCTATGTTAAATTACACACGAGATGAAATTCATACAAAATTTAAAAACACCTTTTATCCTATCATTTATCCACCAGATGCTATAACTACTTTTAATTCTATTATAAAACAATTAAAATCTACCGAATTAATTTCATGCGAATTTCGTATTCGGAATAAAAATGGTACAATTTTTTGGATATTATTAAATGGGCAATGCGTAAATAACCAAGAAGATATCCATACACCACCTACGATAAATTGTGTATTTATTGATATCACTCCAATGAAGCAAACAACACAAGAATTAGAGACGCTCACAAATAGTATCCCTGGCGGTGTTGCAAAAATCTTCATTGGAAGTAATATATCAATTTTATTTGCTAATGATGGCTATTATGAGCTCATTGGCTATACCCGCGATGAATATATAGCCTTAGGTAAACGTGCTTTAGCAAAAATCATTCATCCTAGAGATATTGACAGGGTATTGTCATACCTACGTGCTAACGCACATAAAAATCACCCTATAAAAATCGAATACCGTGTAATTCATAAAGATAAAAGTATATCATGGGTATTATTACATGGAAATCGTGTAGATGATGAAATTATTACACCCGTTTTTCAATGTGTATTCATTGACATCACTCATGGTAAGGAATTACAAAGAACTTTAGAACTCGAGAGCGAACGCTATCGTACTTTAGCCGAATTATCTGATGATATCTTATTTGAGTATGATTTTGCAACAAAATCTATTAGTTTTTCTAAAAAATATGAAGAAGTTACCGGATTAAATCCGCCAATGAAAAATATCCGAAAAAACTTTATTGAATACCAGTTAATTTATGATGAAGACATTGAAACTTTTTTAGTTTTTTATGATTCATTTAAAAATGGTGCATCTTCTGGAACTACTGAATTAAGGTTAAATAAGAGGCAAGGATATTCTTGGTATAAACTCCAAGCTGTAACGATTTTTAACTTTGATAAAACCCCTAAATTAATTATCGGAAAAATTGCAAATATTGATTCACACAAACAAGAAACTGATCATTTACGAAAATTGGCTGAACGAGATACTTTAACTCAGCTTTACAATCATAATACAACAATCTCTCTCATTAACCAGTATTTAAATGAATGCGATGAATGCTCTTATAATGCATTAATCATTATTGATATTGATAACTTTAAAGCAATCAATGATACTTTTGGACATTTAAATGGTGATATTGTTTTGAAAATGGTTTCAAATGGTCTACGCATTTTATTCCGTTCTACTGATATTATTGGCAGAATTGGCGGCGACGAATTTGTCGTTTTATTAAAAAATGTTGTATCAAAAGAAGTCCTATTAAAAAAAGCTACTGCTATTTGCAAATTTTTCCATGAGATTCATTTAAAGGATTATCCAAATTATAAAATATCCGGCAGTGCCGGAATTGCGATAAATCCAGATAACGGATCTAATTATGATGAACTTTTATATAAAGCAGATGCAGCCTTATATAAAGCGAAACGAAAAGGTAAAAATTGCTTTGCCTTATACGACGAATATTAA
- a CDS encoding methyl-accepting chemotaxis protein — protein MKNIFSNLGIKNKIVISFIGIFVCMMFVLGLILDDVIANKSKTDFIDAANRELKQVDNAVEIMFLDLKENLYMIANNDALKQGGNITVYKNMKSTSADGMIPMTPLENGGFEADVYNIFDNFGKSHDRIVSVVSYGTIDGGFLQWPTVPRKEGYDSRSRDWYKNSMEKPNEIIITDPFMTSKGVPTIGIFMVEKDLNGNPQGVLGLNVDLPIVTKLISDIKIGETGYIILTDRNGIIIADPENPDLNFKNLNDTGIDGFNEISSLTEGSKEVKINGVTKLVAVYSSEKTGYRYITVVDKSQLMAGVNEVRKILFFVLLGAMIPIVLAAYWLSNQIVNPLKKLENAAGNIADGDVRAVDIDIHSKDEIGNLASSFTTMNNQLRELVAQINKSAEEVSVASSELSTGAEQTADTIVHVAETIGTVAESSIKQTDTINHMVDLVRGMADGIRGIAENSENMQGVSKKAGHAAVDGGAAIERAINQMDKIESTVAESSKAVEVLGQRSKQIGDIVGTIASIAAQTNLLALNAAIEAARAGEQGRGFAVVADEVRKLAEQSQAATSEIAQIIGEIQTDTDRAVNAMNAGTQEVRVGNEVVGVAGTQFKQIANLIEQVDDLIKQLAAGADSIAQDSTTVLSAVEEVDKSTKNIATDIDSISASTEEQSASMEQISASSQGLARMAELLKNAIGKFKY, from the coding sequence ATGAAGAATATATTTAGTAATTTAGGGATTAAAAATAAAATTGTAATTTCTTTTATTGGGATTTTTGTATGTATGATGTTTGTTTTAGGATTAATTTTAGACGATGTGATTGCTAATAAAAGCAAAACAGATTTTATTGATGCAGCAAATCGAGAATTGAAACAGGTCGATAATGCAGTTGAAATCATGTTTTTAGATTTAAAGGAAAATCTTTATATGATTGCTAATAATGATGCATTAAAACAAGGGGGCAATATTACCGTTTATAAAAATATGAAGTCTACATCAGCAGATGGTATGATTCCAATGACTCCTCTAGAAAATGGGGGCTTTGAAGCTGATGTATATAATATTTTTGATAATTTTGGTAAAAGTCATGATAGAATTGTTTCAGTAGTAAGTTATGGAACCATAGATGGTGGTTTTTTACAATGGCCAACTGTACCTAGGAAAGAAGGATATGATTCTAGAAGTCGTGATTGGTATAAAAATAGTATGGAAAAGCCAAATGAAATCATCATAACTGATCCATTTATGACATCAAAGGGTGTGCCAACGATTGGAATTTTTATGGTCGAAAAGGATTTAAATGGCAACCCACAAGGTGTTTTGGGATTAAATGTTGATTTGCCAATTGTGACGAAACTTATTTCTGATATTAAAATTGGCGAAACTGGCTATATTATCTTAACAGATAGAAATGGAATAATTATAGCTGATCCTGAAAATCCAGATTTGAACTTTAAGAATCTTAATGATACAGGAATTGATGGATTTAATGAGATTTCAAGTTTAACAGAAGGATCTAAAGAAGTTAAAATAAATGGTGTAACTAAATTAGTTGCTGTATACTCATCCGAGAAAACCGGCTATCGTTACATAACGGTTGTAGATAAATCTCAGCTTATGGCAGGAGTAAATGAAGTTCGCAAAATTTTATTCTTTGTATTGTTAGGTGCCATGATTCCAATTGTTTTAGCGGCATATTGGTTATCTAATCAAATTGTAAATCCATTAAAAAAATTAGAAAATGCAGCAGGAAATATTGCTGATGGTGATGTGAGAGCAGTCGATATTGATATTCATTCAAAAGATGAAATTGGAAATTTGGCGAGCTCGTTTACGACGATGAATAATCAACTTAGAGAATTAGTTGCACAAATTAATAAGAGTGCTGAAGAGGTATCGGTTGCATCATCTGAATTATCTACAGGGGCTGAACAAACTGCAGATACAATTGTTCATGTAGCAGAAACAATTGGCACGGTTGCAGAGTCTTCAATTAAACAGACCGACACAATTAATCATATGGTAGATTTAGTTCGGGGGATGGCAGATGGAATTCGAGGGATTGCTGAGAATTCAGAGAATATGCAAGGCGTATCAAAAAAAGCTGGTCATGCGGCAGTAGACGGTGGTGCTGCAATTGAACGTGCGATAAATCAGATGGACAAAATCGAGAGTACTGTTGCGGAATCTTCTAAAGCAGTAGAAGTTTTGGGACAACGTTCTAAACAAATTGGCGATATTGTAGGTACGATTGCAAGTATTGCTGCACAAACTAATTTACTAGCATTAAATGCAGCTATAGAAGCTGCTAGGGCTGGTGAGCAAGGACGTGGATTTGCCGTTGTAGCAGATGAAGTAAGAAAGTTAGCTGAACAATCACAAGCTGCTACGTCAGAAATTGCTCAAATTATTGGTGAGATACAAACGGATACTGATAGAGCTGTAAATGCGATGAATGCAGGAACTCAAGAAGTTAGAGTAGGTAATGAGGTTGTTGGTGTAGCAGGTACTCAATTTAAGCAAATTGCTAATTTAATAGAACAAGTGGATGATTTAATAAAACAATTAGCTGCAGGGGCGGATTCTATAGCTCAAGATAGCACGACCGTTTTAAGTGCTGTTGAAGAGGTTGATAAATCTACAAAAAATATTGCTACAGATATTGATAGTATTTCAGCATCAACTGAAGAACAATCAGCTTCTATGGAACAAATTTCAGCATCTAGCCAAGGGTTAGCAAGAATGGCGGAATTATTGAAAAATGCAATAGGAAAATTTAAATATTAA
- the sdaAA gene encoding L-serine ammonia-lyase, iron-sulfur-dependent, subunit alpha, protein MIQFNYIRDLVTLANEKSITIADIVLKYEAKKSQLSEEFLRKQMKENWQVMKEAAHKGILKNEKSASGLVGGDARSINNYLSKDSENFSGATVLKTAAYAVAISEVNAAMGKIVACPTAGSCGILPAAILAAVEKYPVSEDKIVDALFTAAGIGIIIARNASIAGAQGGCQAECGSAAGMSAGALVCLAGGTPEQIGDAVALAIKNLLGLVCDPVAGLVEVPCVKRNGFAAVHAMLAADMALAGVKSVIPVDEIIEAMYKIGLAIPKSLRETSEAGLADTPTARKFEGQIHKI, encoded by the coding sequence ATGATTCAATTTAATTACATTCGTGATTTGGTTACATTAGCGAATGAAAAATCAATAACAATAGCAGATATTGTATTAAAGTATGAAGCTAAGAAATCGCAACTATCTGAAGAATTTTTAAGAAAGCAAATGAAGGAAAATTGGCAGGTGATGAAGGAGGCGGCTCATAAAGGAATTTTAAAGAATGAAAAGTCTGCAAGTGGGTTAGTTGGTGGTGATGCACGTAGTATAAACAATTATCTAAGTAAAGACAGTGAAAATTTTTCAGGAGCAACGGTACTTAAGACAGCCGCATATGCAGTTGCTATTTCTGAAGTTAATGCCGCTATGGGGAAGATCGTGGCTTGCCCAACTGCGGGATCCTGTGGTATTTTGCCAGCGGCTATTTTGGCAGCAGTAGAAAAATATCCTGTTAGTGAAGATAAAATTGTAGATGCTTTATTTACAGCAGCAGGGATTGGAATAATTATTGCGCGAAATGCGTCTATTGCAGGTGCGCAAGGAGGATGCCAAGCTGAATGTGGTTCAGCTGCTGGGATGTCAGCTGGTGCTCTTGTTTGTTTAGCGGGAGGAACGCCTGAACAAATTGGTGATGCTGTTGCATTGGCTATAAAAAACTTATTAGGACTTGTTTGTGATCCTGTTGCAGGACTAGTAGAAGTTCCATGTGTTAAAAGAAATGGATTTGCAGCTGTTCATGCGATGTTAGCTGCAGATATGGCATTGGCTGGAGTAAAAAGTGTAATTCCAGTAGATGAAATAATTGAAGCTATGTATAAAATCGGTCTAGCTATACCTAAAAGTTTACGTGAAACTTCGGAGGCTGGATTAGCGGATACTCCTACTGCACGAAAATTTGAAGGACAGATTCATAAAATTTAA